The genomic window GGCCAGCGCTTTGACTGGTCCCTGGTGCCCGCTGAGGTGCGCGAGCGTGCCCTGCTCGCGGGCGGCATCGGACCGGACAACCTGCACGAAGCCCTCGCAGTGGGCTGTGTGGGGCTCGACCTCAACTCAGGAGTCGAATACCACGATGCTGGCCCATACAATCATCACAAAGACGCCGGTGCTCTGCGCCAGGTATTCCACAACATTCGCACCGACGCGAGGAAAACACATGTCTAAAGAACAACCGACGCTCCTGCCAGCCTACTTTGGAGAATTTGGCGGACAATTCGTTCCCGAATCGCTCATTCCCGCCCTCGACCAACTCGAACGCGCCTTCGTGGAAGCCATGGAGTCCGAGGACTTCCGGGACGAACTGCGCGGCTACTTCCGCGATTATCTGGGGCGCCCCACACCGCTGACCGAATGCTCCAAGCTGCCGCTCACACGCAAGGAAGGCAAGAGCAAGGTTCGAATCTTCCTCAAACGTGAAGACCTCGTACACGGCGGCGCCCACAAAACCAATCAGGTCATCGGCCAGGCGCTGTTGGCCAAGCGCATGGGCAAGAAGCGGATCATCGCAGAAACCGGAGCAGGGCAGCACGGCACCGCCACCGCACTGGCATGCGCGCTGCTGGATCTTGACTGCGTGATCTACATGGGTGCCAAGGACGTCGCCCGCCAGCAGCCAAATGTGTACCGCATGGAACTCATGGGCGCCAAAGTGGTTCCCGTGGACTCCGGATCCGGCACCCTCAAAGACGCAGTGAATGAGGCGCTGCGCGATTGGACTGCGACCTTCCACGAGTCGCACTATCTTCTGGGCACCGCCGCGGGCCCGCACCCATTCCCAACCATCGTGCGCGAATTCCACCGCGTGATCTCCACCGAAGCTCGGGCGCAAATGATCGAGCGCACCGGCGGTCTGCCCGACGTGGTCGTGGCCTGCGTGGGCGGCGGCTCCAATGCCATCGGCATGTTTGCGGACTTCGTCGATGATGAATCCGTGGAACTCGTCGGCGCGGAACCCGGTGGCCATGGAGTGGACTCCGGTGAGCACGGTGCCACGATTAACGCAGGGCAGATCGGCATCCTGCACGGAACCCGCAGCTACCTCATGCGCAATGGCGATGGGCAAGTAGAAGAAAGCTACTCCATCTCCGCCGGATTGGATTACCCCGGTGTTGGCCCTCAGCACGCCTACCTCGCATCCACCGGGCGCGCGCAATACGTAGCGATCACCGATGCCGAGGCGCTGGAAGCTTTCCAATTGCTTTCACGTGAAGAGGGCATCATTCCTGCACTTGAATCCAGCCATGCGCTGGCTTATGCGCTCAAGCGCGCCACCACCGCAGACCGCGAAGGCAAGGAGCTCACCATCCTCGTGTCCTTATCCGGGCGCGGAGACAAAGACATCGACCACGTTCGCGCCACCTTGGACGCCCAACCCGAGCTTAAGCTCTAAGGATCATCATGACTCGCTATCAAGCACTCTTCGAACGCCTCGGAAAAGAAGGTGCGTTCGTGCCCTTCATCATGTTGGGGGATCCAACGCCGCAGGTGTCTCTAGCCATTATCCGCACCGCCATTCAAGCGGGCGCTGATGCCCTGGAGCTCGGCGTACCATTTTCTGATCCGGTTGCCGACGGGCCCACCATTCAGCGCTCACACCTGCGCGCGCTCGACACCGGAGCCACCGTGGATTCTTCCCTGGAACTCATTCGCCAGGTTCGCGCCGAGTTTTCCGATATCCCCATCGGTTTACTTATCTACGGCAATGTGCCCTTCACCCGTGGCCTCAAGCGCTTCTATCAGGAATTTGCGGACGCCGGAGCTGATTCCATCCTCATTCCTGACGTCCCCGTCCGCGAAGGCCAGCCCTTCATTCAGGCGGCTGAGGCAGCGGGAATCGATCCCATCTTCATTGCCCCTGCGCAAGCAAGCGAGCAAACCCTCGAGGGCGTGGCGGCACATTCGCGCGGATACATCTATGCAATTTCCCGCGACGGTGTGACGGGTACTGAGAAGGAATCGCAAACCACCGGCTTGCGCGAGGTAGTGGAGAACATCGAGCGATTTGGGGGCCCACCAATTTTGCTCGGCTTTGGTATTTCCACGCCGGCACATGTGCGCGATGCGATCCAGGCAGGGGCTCGGGGAGCCATCACCGGTTCTGCTATCACCGCGATTATCGAGCGCAACTTGGAAAACCAGGAGACGCTCCACCAGGAGTTATCGCAATTCATTAACGATATGAAGGCAGCTACTCGCACCTAGCGCAATTACGTCACGGTGACGCTTTCAACTTAGGGCCGGATCAGTTTTGCAGAAGGGGACATGCTGCCATACTCGGGGTATGACTTCTTTTCAATGCGACCGTCGCACATTCCTTATCGGTAGCGCCACCACCTTCGCCGGCGCCCTGCTCGTCGCCTGTGGCCGCAAAGATGCTCCCAAGGACCTGGCCGTGAGCGACGTTCCGGTGGGTAGCGCGGTGATCGTCGATAAGTACATCATCGCCCAGCCCAAGGACGGCGAATACAAGGCTTACTCCACCGTATGCCCGCACCAGGGCGCACCCATCACCATCGTGGAGGGCAGCCAGGTCAAATGCACCAAGCACGGCTCCGTCTTCGACATTTCCGACGGCCACGTGGTGAACGGCCCGGCACAACAACCGCTGCAGGAAGTGCCAGCCAAGGTGGAAGAGGGCAAGGTCCACGTCAGCGAATAGCTGCACTACACTTTTGGCATGCGCGCTGCTTTGTCAAAACTTGATCCACTCATTGTGCTCATCGTTTCCGCCGTGCTGCTTGCGCTGGTGTTTCCCATCAGCGGAACGGCCGCCTGGTGGTTCTCTCGAGCCACAGACATAGCCATTGCGCTGCTGTTCTTCCTGTATGGAGCGCGGCTTTCCACCACCGAGGCGCTCGAAGGCCTCAAACATTGGCGCCTTCACCTCACCATCCTCGCCTTCACTTTTGTGCTCTTCCCACTGCTCGGCATCGGCCTGCAACCGCTCGGCGCATGGCTCGGCAGTGGCATCGCCACGGGGCTGATGTACCTGTGCCTGGTGCCTTCCACGGTGCAGTCTTCGGTGGCATTCACCTCCATCGCCGGTGGCAATGTGGCGGGCGCAATCGTTAGCGCCTCACTTTCCAATCTCTTAGGCGTGTTCTTCACCCCCTTGCTGGTAATGGCGTTGATGACGCACGAGGGCTCCGTCCACGTGGATACCGGCGTGTTCTTGAAGATCGCCACGCAATTGCTCTTGCCCTTCGTGCTGGGGCAGTTGCTGCGTCCCCTGGTTGGCTCGGTTGCGGCTAATAAGGGAACGAAGATCGTCGATCGCGGTTCCATCACAATGGTGGTGTATTCGGCGTTTTCTCACGGCATGGTGGCCGGTGTGTGGGGCTCAATCGGCGCGCTGCAAATCGCTTTCCTGGTGGTTCTTTCCATCGTGATTGTGGCGGCGATGCTGTGGTTGACCAAATTCGTGGCGCAAGTCTTGGGCTTCAACCGGGCGGATCAGATCGCCATCCAATTCTGCGGCACCAAGAAGTCCTTGGCCTCTGGTCTGCCCATGGCCGCAGTCATTTTTGGCGGAGCTCAGCTATCCTTATTGATTCTGCCGCTCATGATTTTCCATCAAGTTCAATTGCTCATGTGCTCCTGGTTAGCGCAGCGCATACGGTCGCGAGAGGCGAGCAATGAAGGAGAAATGCAATGCTTTACATCAAAACAACCCTGACAGTTCCAGGCGTAGGTTCCAGCGTCCACATTGCCGAACTGGAACCCCTCAACACCCAGGTGTGCAAGATGCACAGGATGATCGAGATGGATCCTTCGGGAACCATCAGAGGAGTAGCGCAAGCGGGAACGGTGAAGGGCGCCGCCACTATGCCCCTGCAGGAGGTGCCTCACCCAGACACCTATGAGCAATTCGAGGACATCGAAGCGGAGCACATCGACGCCAAACGCTTCGAGGCCCTCTGGATCGAGGCTCACACCACGCTGCGCTAATTGTCACCAATATCTTCTGGATAGGTGGCAAAGAGCGGCAGCGGCATTGGTTGCCTGCGCAGCACATTGACCCACAGATCCTCATTGCCGGGGGTGAGCACGTCGGAGGGCAGCGCGGGGGTGACGTACCATTCGCCGGCCGCGATCTCCTCTTCAAGCTCACCGGGACCCCAGAAGTGCAGGCCCTGGAAGATCCGGACGCCTTCGAGCATGTGCGCAACACTGCCGGGATCCTCACTCATGGCGATGCGCACGATGCGATTGGCCACGCGCAGCATGTCCGGGTGATCGTCCATGGGCACGCCCTTAGCCAGCACTCCCAACGCGGATACGGCCCGTTGTTCGTGCATACCGCCAATGAAGACGGCCGGTGGCTTCGCTGCAATCTCGGCCCAGGCGGGCAGGACGTTGAACACTGCAACGTCGGAGCGCTGATTGAGTACCACCGCCATCGAGTGCGTGTCTGAGTGCTCAAGGAGCAAGAGGATACTGCGTGGAAACACGCCTCCCATACCATCGATGGGGTCGGATACCAGCAGCATCCCGGGTTCCGGTTCGGATTGTTCCAGTGCCTGATAGAGGCGGTCGCCAAACAGATCCATCCCACTAACCTTTCTGTGCAGCCCACCAAAGCTGCAGCGCTTCAATGGCTTCTTCGCGTTCCATCGGCCCGCGTTCGAGCCTCAGCTCCTTGAGGTACTTCCACGCGCGGCCAACCTCAGGCCCCGGCGGCAACCCAAGCAGCTCCATGATTTCGTTTCCGTCCAGGTCAGGACGCACTTTCGCCAGATCTTCCTTGGCGGCAATGTCCGCGATTCGCTGGCTAAAGAGATCAAAAAGTCGCTGTAATCGCTGAGCTTTTCGACGATTCCTCGTGGTCACATCCGCACGCACCAGCTTATTAAGCTGTGGCAGCAGGTGCCCGGCATCGCTGACGTAGCGTCGAACAGCAGAATCGGTCCAAGCATTTTCACTGAAGCCGTGGAAGCGCATGTGGAGGAAGACTAACTGGCCCACGTCTTTGGTCATTTGCTTGGAGTACTTCAACGCCCTCATACGACGCCGAACGAGGCGCGCGCCCACCACTTCATGTTGGTGAAAGCTCACGCGCCCGTCTTCATGAAATTCGCGCGTATCGGGCTTGCCAATATCGTGGGTAAGCGCGGCCCATCGCAGCACCAGGTCCGGCTCGTCTTCCAGGTCCACTGCCTGGCGCAACACCTTCAGCGAGTGTTCGTACACGTCCTTGTGCTGGCGGTGCTCGTCTTGGGTGAGCTGCAGGGCGGGGATTTCGGGATAAATGTACTCCGCCAGGCCAGAATCTACCATGGCGCGGATGCCCTCCCAGGGGGCTCTGCCGAGCATGAGCTTGTCCAGCTCCATTTGCACGCGCTCAACGGAGATCCGCTCAATCTGCCCGGCCATCGCCTTCATCGCCTCACTCACCCGCGGGGCGAGCTCAAATTCGAGCTGCGAGACAAAGCGGGCGGCACGCAACATGCGCAGGGGATCGTCATGGAAACTTTGCTCAGGCGTGGCTGGGGTATCGAGGATGCGTGCCGCTAAATCCTGCAGGCCACCAAGCGGGTCGTGGAAGATCGGCTCCGTCTGGCCAAGCTCGAGCGCCATGGCATTGACGCGGAAATCGCGGCGCACCAGATCGCCCTCGAGGGTATCGCCGTATTGCACCTCGGGGTTGCGGGATTGGCCATCGTAACTATCGGAGCGGAAGGTGGTGATTTCCACCTGCATTCCCTCAATCTCCGCAGACACCGTCCCGAAGGCAAGTCCAGTGTCCCACACCACCGGGGTGAGGCTTTCGAGGATTTCCAGCACCACGTTCGGGCGCGCATCGGTGGTGAAATCCAGATCATGGCTCAGACGGCCAAGGAGCGCATCGCGAACTGATCCACCCACTAAGTACACCTTGTGCTGCCGTGCGGCGAAGGCGTGTTGGAGCGCGCTCAGCAGGGAATCAAACTGAGACAGCTCCTGTTTTGCTGCGATGAGCATTGCGGCAAGTGAGGTTGTGGAGTCGCTTTCCTGCTCGGGTGGGTTCGTCATTAGCACAATTCTACATTCTTCCTGCGCCCCGGCTGATACCGTTTCTGCCTTCAAGCGGTTACGATCAGCGAGATGGAAGAAAACGAGAGCGGCTCTGGCGGTTCCTCGCAGCCATCGGGCAACTCCCGTCGACGTCGTCGCCGGGGCGGTCGTTCGAAGCAGCGCGGTTCCCAGGCCCAGCAGCAACGCGGCCAGGCAGAAGAGGATGCTGGCGGCGCGCCTCGTCGTGCCCGATCGCGGGGCAACCGCCGGGGGAATCAGAAGCGCAATGCTCGCAACCCCCGTTCGCAGCGCCCGCAATCTTCGAGGAACGCGCATAATCGTCGGCGTGGGGCGTCGGCAAGCTCAATGCCAACCCGCGATGAAACCTCGGCGGGCGGTCTGTTGGTGTCCGGTTTGGCGGAGGCCGTGGATGCGCAGGGCAACGTGGCCCTTTCCAAGATTTATGTGGCACTGATTGGCAGGCTTGATCGACGCGGCCGCATTTTGTGGTCCATGCCCAAGGGTCACGTGGAGCCGGGCGAGGACAAAGCCGCCACCGCCGAGCGCGAGGTTTGGGAGGAAACCGGCGTGCATGGGGAGGTGTTCGCGGAGCTCGGAGTGATCGATTATTGGTTCGTTTCCGAAGGCGTGCGCATTCACAAAACTGTGCATCATCATCTGCTGCGCTTTGTCGACGGCGACCTGAACGATGAAGATCCCGAGGTCACCGAGGTTGCCTGGATCCCGGCAAATAAGCTCACCGAACATTTCGCCTACGCTGATGAGCGCAAACTGGCGCGCGTCGCCTATAACCTGCTGCCTGATCTTGCACGCGCCGAACGCGCCGAGGGGAGGGGCACGCCACGTTGAACCTGCGCATCACCAGCGCCGGTGTCGCCCTTGGGGTGCTCATCGGCTCACTCAACACGCCTCTTGCCGCCATGGGGGAGGGGCTGCCGGTTTCGCCGAATTCGGAATCTACAAAGCAGCGCTGGATCAACCCGAATGTGCGCGAAGTAGACGCCGAAGGCCCCGTGCGCATTGAGCTGTTGCAGGTGCCAACCTCCATCAAGGTGGGTGAGGCGCTCAAGCTGCGGGTGAAAGTGAGCAATAACGGCGACGAGGCGATTGAGAAGAACGCTCTGAATATCGTGGTGCGCCACGCGGACGCCGAGGACAACCTGGCGCAAACGCGCACGGTGCTGGCGGGGGATGCCTCCGTGTTTCCCTATAGTGCGCAGCCTCAAACGGTTGAGCAATCCATTGCGCCAAAGCAAAGCGTGGAGATTGATCTGGAGGTTCCAACTGCCAAGGGCCAACCCGGCGGCTTGGCTATCGACACCGCCGGTGAGTATCCAATCCTGGTGGGGCTACAAGATGCCAGCAAGGCGTGGCTGAGCACGCAACGCTTTTTAAGTGCCTTTCACGCGCAGGGTCAGCTCGCATCCGAAGATTCGGAAGATGATCCGCCCGAGCTTTCCGCCATCGTGCCGCTGAGCATGCCTATAGACGCCGTTGGTGGCGAAACAGGCGAGGCTCCGGAGCCGAGCCAGTTGCTGTTGCAGTCCGAGAATCTTGCGGACGCCCTCGCCGATGACGGGCAGATGCAGGAGCTGCTGAAGAGCTTCGATGCGTTTTCCGCTGCCTATCCCGAGGCCGCCCAAGCGACGTGCCTGGGAATTGATCCCGAATTATTACGCACCGTCCAACGCATGTCACGGGGATATATGGTGGCAAGCAAGCGCCCGAGCGTGGTGAGCCAAAAGCAGCGCTTGCGAGATTCCTGGGGTGATAACCGCAATGCAGTAAAGATGGAGCCTGGCCAGGGCCAGCAGGCAGCCAGCGATTGGCTTGGGCATCTGCGGGCAGTAGCGCAGGAGACATGCACTCTGGCGCTGCCCTGGGCCAATGCTGAACTCAATGCCGTGCAAGCAACTAATAATGAGTGGCTGATGCGCGAGGCGTTGCAGCGCGGGCAATTGACCCTCGAAAGAATACTGGGAACGAAGCCGCTCAATAACGTTGTAGTTCCCGGCTCGGGATATATCGCTCCGCCAACTACACAGAGCCTGGGATGGGCCGATGAGGCCTCGATTCCACGCTCCGATCAATTCGATCCGCTGGGGCAGGCGTGGTTCCAGGAGGGGCAAGACCCCAATGTTTCACGTGAAACATCGCCATCCTCCGATGGTTCGAGATCCTCACTCGAAGAGGATCGCGCGCTCAAGGCAGCAACTCCGGCGCCCATTCCAGCGCAGCCCGTGCGCGCCCTGGTGGCGGACAATACCGTCTGGGGCGTGGCCAAGGAGGGCACCACTGCGCGCCTCGCGCAGGGCATCTTCGCCAAAACATATCCCGGTTCCCTCACCGCCATGCTTGGCGACGCCACCGACGCCCCACCAACCTACGGATACGGCAATTACGACACCCGCTTCGATGCGCGAAGCGATTCTCTGCCCGCGCGTATAGCAACCGCCAGCGCGGCCATTGAACTGGAAACGCATCACAGCGACGGCCCGCTCATGCTCATGCTGCCCACGCAGCCTTCCGATCCCAAGACCTTGCTCAACACGATGGGGGAGCTGCTGGAACGGGGCGAAGCAAAGCCGCAAACGGTGGAGGCATATCTGCGCACATCCGGGGACACGATCAATGCGCTGAACTCCATGCCGAGCGCGCAGGAGGGAATCCCATTCGGCGCGCCCTTCGACGACCCCACCGTATTCTCCGACACGGAGATCAATCGTGCACGCCAGCAGGCGGACTACATCGATGACTTCACCCATCTCATGGTTCCGGATCCTGCAGTGGCCATTGGCCCCTATAGCTTTACCGCGCCGCTGCGGCGCGAAGTGCTCCGCGCACTCAGCGTCAACGGCAGACAATCCATCGCAACCTTCGATGCCACCGTGGATCGCGAAACAAAGCTCCTCGACCAAAACCGCGACACGCTCACAGAGCTGCGCTCATCCGTGACGCTCTTGCCGCCCGGCAACGTGTACACGCGCTGGTCGGATTCCTCGCCGCTGTTGATCGCCGCGCGCAACGGTCTGCCTCTGCCGGTGGATGCCCGGATTCGTTACGCAGCACCACCTGGGGCGAGCATCGACGTCGATGATCGCCTTCTCATCCCCGCCAAGGGCTCCATCACCGCCCAAATGACAGCCAATTTGCCCACCGACGCGGGACGCACAGACATTGACCTCTGGCTCGCCACCCCATCGGGCGCCGCGATTTCTAAGCCCGTCACCATCGGCGTACAGACGCGCTCAGGACTGCTCGGTGCCAAGACCTCCACTGTGACCGTCATGGCGCTGCTGCTTGTCCTCATCGGCATCGGGGTACTCAGAAAGCGCAAGGCGCGCCGTAGCAGCCACCCGAAGCGCACAACCCGGCCGCCGAGGCCGCCGCATACCTACGCCCAAGGCGCGATGCAGCAGGGCCAGCGACAGCAGCGAGTGCAGACTCGTCGCGTGCAGCGCAGGCCAAGGAGAGACGAAGAGGCACCCTAATGCTTCATCGATTCGCCCCATTGCTGCACACTCATGCACCAAGCCCCTCATAGCTCAAGGATGAACTCGTGAATCGTTCAGATGCCCAAGGGTTACGCCATCGCATCGTCGATCCCTCAGCACCGGCACCGGTGCCAGAAATCCCCGAAACCTCAGCGCCAAGCACAGCGCAAGTGGATCGCTCCCGGCTCTCCAGCCCCGCCTACCGGGCCGCCCGGGTACGCAACGTACCCGCCCCTTCCGCGGAGGGCGACCAGGACGCCCGAGCCGCCGAACATGCAGTGGCGCAGGAAACTGCTGAGCCCTCCAAGCGCACATCCGATGCAGACGTGGTGCGCGCCGGTGGCTCCATGGCGATCGCCACGCTCATTTCACGCATCACGGGCTTTCTGCGCAATGTCCTCATTGCCACCACCTTGGGTGGCGCGATCGCCTCGGCGTTCAACATCGCCAACACCCTGCCCAACCTCATTACCGAGATCGTGCTCGGCGCGGTGCTCACCTCACTGGTGGTTCCGGTGCTCGTGCGCGCGGAAAAAGAGGATCCGGATCGCGGCGAGGCCTTCATTCGACGCCTATTCACGCTCGCGTCCTCGGTGCTCATCCTGGTGACCCTCCTGGCGGTGATCGGCGCCCCGTGGATCACCAACCTCATGCTGGACGAAAACAGCAAGGTGAACGTGGTTCAGACCACCAGCTTTGCCTATCTTTTGCTCCCGCAGATTTTCTTCTACGGCATCTTTGCGCTGCTCATGGCGGTGCTGAACACCAAGGGCATTTTTAAGCCCGGCGCCTGGGCTCCGGTGGCAAACAACGTCATCACCATTGCCGTGCTGATGCTCTACATGTTCTTGCCGGGCAAACTCGACCCGGCTGCGCAAAGCCCGGTGACGGATCCTCATGTGCTACTGCTTGGCTTGGGCACCACCTTGGGCGTGGTGGTGCAGGCATTGATCATGGTGCGCCCTATCCTTCGTTCCGGGGTCTCGCTCAAGCCTTTGTGGGGCATTGATGATCGCCTGAAGCAGTTCGGTGGCATGGCCGTAGCGATTATCGCCTACGTCGCAATTTCTCAGTTCGGCTTCGTGATCACCACGCGCATTGCTGCGGCTGCGGATAAAGCCGCACCGAATATCTACCAGCAGCACTGGCTGTTGTTGCAGGTGCCGTATGGCATCATCGGCGTCACCTTGCTCACGGCGATCATGCCGCGTCTTTCGCGCAATGCGGCCGATGGCGACGATAAGGCTGTGGTGAAGGACTTGGTGTTGGGCTCGAAGCTCACGTTCTTGGCGCTCATTCCCATCGTGGTGTTCTTCACCGCCTTCGGCGAGCAGATTGGCCGTGGCCTGTTTGCTTATCGTGAATTCGACGCCGAACTCGCCTCCATTCTTGGTTGGACGTTGAGCTTCTCCGCGTTCACGCTGTTGCCTTATGCCTTGGTGTTGTTGCACCTTCGCGTGTTCTACGCGCGTGAGGAGGCGTGGACTCCCACGTTGATCATCGCTGGTATCACCACCACAAAGATCGTGCTTTCCTATCTCGCCCCCGTCTTGGCCAGCGATCCCTCCAAGGTGGTCATCCTGCTCGGTGCCGCGAATGGTTTTGGCTTTGTTGCT from Corynebacterium gerontici includes these protein-coding regions:
- a CDS encoding YqgE/AlgH family protein: MDLFGDRLYQALEQSEPEPGMLLVSDPIDGMGGVFPRSILLLLEHSDTHSMAVVLNQRSDVAVFNVLPAWAEIAAKPPAVFIGGMHEQRAVSALGVLAKGVPMDDHPDMLRVANRIVRIAMSEDPGSVAHMLEGVRIFQGLHFWGPGELEEEIAAGEWYVTPALPSDVLTPGNEDLWVNVLRRQPMPLPLFATYPEDIGDN
- the trpB gene encoding tryptophan synthase subunit beta, whose translation is MSKEQPTLLPAYFGEFGGQFVPESLIPALDQLERAFVEAMESEDFRDELRGYFRDYLGRPTPLTECSKLPLTRKEGKSKVRIFLKREDLVHGGAHKTNQVIGQALLAKRMGKKRIIAETGAGQHGTATALACALLDLDCVIYMGAKDVARQQPNVYRMELMGAKVVPVDSGSGTLKDAVNEALRDWTATFHESHYLLGTAAGPHPFPTIVREFHRVISTEARAQMIERTGGLPDVVVACVGGGSNAIGMFADFVDDESVELVGAEPGGHGVDSGEHGATINAGQIGILHGTRSYLMRNGDGQVEESYSISAGLDYPGVGPQHAYLASTGRAQYVAITDAEALEAFQLLSREEGIIPALESSHALAYALKRATTADREGKELTILVSLSGRGDKDIDHVRATLDAQPELKL
- the trpA gene encoding tryptophan synthase subunit alpha, with product MTRYQALFERLGKEGAFVPFIMLGDPTPQVSLAIIRTAIQAGADALELGVPFSDPVADGPTIQRSHLRALDTGATVDSSLELIRQVRAEFSDIPIGLLIYGNVPFTRGLKRFYQEFADAGADSILIPDVPVREGQPFIQAAEAAGIDPIFIAPAQASEQTLEGVAAHSRGYIYAISRDGVTGTEKESQTTGLREVVENIERFGGPPILLGFGISTPAHVRDAIQAGARGAITGSAITAIIERNLENQETLHQELSQFINDMKAATRT
- a CDS encoding Rieske (2Fe-2S) protein, coding for MTSFQCDRRTFLIGSATTFAGALLVACGRKDAPKDLAVSDVPVGSAVIVDKYIIAQPKDGEYKAYSTVCPHQGAPITIVEGSQVKCTKHGSVFDISDGHVVNGPAQQPLQEVPAKVEEGKVHVSE
- a CDS encoding CCA tRNA nucleotidyltransferase — encoded protein: MLIAAKQELSQFDSLLSALQHAFAARQHKVYLVGGSVRDALLGRLSHDLDFTTDARPNVVLEILESLTPVVWDTGLAFGTVSAEIEGMQVEITTFRSDSYDGQSRNPEVQYGDTLEGDLVRRDFRVNAMALELGQTEPIFHDPLGGLQDLAARILDTPATPEQSFHDDPLRMLRAARFVSQLEFELAPRVSEAMKAMAGQIERISVERVQMELDKLMLGRAPWEGIRAMVDSGLAEYIYPEIPALQLTQDEHRQHKDVYEHSLKVLRQAVDLEDEPDLVLRWAALTHDIGKPDTREFHEDGRVSFHQHEVVGARLVRRRMRALKYSKQMTKDVGQLVFLHMRFHGFSENAWTDSAVRRYVSDAGHLLPQLNKLVRADVTTRNRRKAQRLQRLFDLFSQRIADIAAKEDLAKVRPDLDGNEIMELLGLPPGPEVGRAWKYLKELRLERGPMEREEAIEALQLWWAAQKG
- a CDS encoding DUF6049 family protein; protein product: MNLRITSAGVALGVLIGSLNTPLAAMGEGLPVSPNSESTKQRWINPNVREVDAEGPVRIELLQVPTSIKVGEALKLRVKVSNNGDEAIEKNALNIVVRHADAEDNLAQTRTVLAGDASVFPYSAQPQTVEQSIAPKQSVEIDLEVPTAKGQPGGLAIDTAGEYPILVGLQDASKAWLSTQRFLSAFHAQGQLASEDSEDDPPELSAIVPLSMPIDAVGGETGEAPEPSQLLLQSENLADALADDGQMQELLKSFDAFSAAYPEAAQATCLGIDPELLRTVQRMSRGYMVASKRPSVVSQKQRLRDSWGDNRNAVKMEPGQGQQAASDWLGHLRAVAQETCTLALPWANAELNAVQATNNEWLMREALQRGQLTLERILGTKPLNNVVVPGSGYIAPPTTQSLGWADEASIPRSDQFDPLGQAWFQEGQDPNVSRETSPSSDGSRSSLEEDRALKAATPAPIPAQPVRALVADNTVWGVAKEGTTARLAQGIFAKTYPGSLTAMLGDATDAPPTYGYGNYDTRFDARSDSLPARIATASAAIELETHHSDGPLMLMLPTQPSDPKTLLNTMGELLERGEAKPQTVEAYLRTSGDTINALNSMPSAQEGIPFGAPFDDPTVFSDTEINRARQQADYIDDFTHLMVPDPAVAIGPYSFTAPLRREVLRALSVNGRQSIATFDATVDRETKLLDQNRDTLTELRSSVTLLPPGNVYTRWSDSSPLLIAARNGLPLPVDARIRYAAPPGASIDVDDRLLIPAKGSITAQMTANLPTDAGRTDIDLWLATPSGAAISKPVTIGVQTRSGLLGAKTSTVTVMALLLVLIGIGVLRKRKARRSSHPKRTTRPPRPPHTYAQGAMQQGQRQQRVQTRRVQRRPRRDEEAP
- a CDS encoding bile acid:sodium symporter family protein is translated as MRAALSKLDPLIVLIVSAVLLALVFPISGTAAWWFSRATDIAIALLFFLYGARLSTTEALEGLKHWRLHLTILAFTFVLFPLLGIGLQPLGAWLGSGIATGLMYLCLVPSTVQSSVAFTSIAGGNVAGAIVSASLSNLLGVFFTPLLVMALMTHEGSVHVDTGVFLKIATQLLLPFVLGQLLRPLVGSVAANKGTKIVDRGSITMVVYSAFSHGMVAGVWGSIGALQIAFLVVLSIVIVAAMLWLTKFVAQVLGFNRADQIAIQFCGTKKSLASGLPMAAVIFGGAQLSLLILPLMIFHQVQLLMCSWLAQRIRSREASNEGEMQCFTSKQP